The Pelorhabdus rhamnosifermentans genome includes a region encoding these proteins:
- a CDS encoding TatD family hydrolase → MALYDSHVHLDEACYDDDRQAVIQRAFDQGLSGMINIGSDMSSSARSIALAQQYPTIYCAVGIHPHEAEGTCEADYEQLCSWTTEPKVVAIGEIGLDYYYDHSPRPVQRTVFIRQLALARETHKPVIIHERDAHGDFMDILRREGEGLTGIVHCYSGSMEMAQELIKRGFYLGIGGSLTFKNSKKLKQIVTELPLRHFVVETDCPYLTPEPHRGKRNEPAYVRLVVEEIAALKQVKTCEIEQATTKNLEELFGFKH, encoded by the coding sequence CTATGACGATGACAGGCAAGCTGTGATTCAGCGGGCCTTTGATCAGGGCCTTTCTGGGATGATTAATATTGGTTCAGATATGTCTTCGTCAGCGCGATCTATTGCGTTGGCGCAGCAGTATCCGACGATTTATTGTGCTGTGGGTATTCATCCACATGAAGCGGAAGGCACTTGTGAAGCCGATTATGAACAGCTTTGTAGCTGGACGACTGAGCCTAAGGTTGTTGCTATTGGCGAAATTGGTCTGGATTATTATTATGATCATTCGCCGCGTCCTGTGCAGCGTACAGTTTTTATTCGTCAATTGGCTCTTGCCAGAGAAACGCATAAGCCGGTTATTATTCATGAGCGAGATGCTCACGGCGATTTCATGGATATCTTAAGGCGTGAAGGAGAGGGACTGACAGGCATTGTTCACTGTTATAGCGGCAGTATGGAAATGGCACAGGAACTTATTAAACGTGGATTTTATCTGGGGATTGGCGGTTCTCTTACCTTTAAAAATTCTAAAAAACTCAAGCAAATTGTAACTGAGCTTCCGCTGCGACATTTTGTTGTTGAAACAGATTGTCCCTACTTAACTCCTGAGCCTCATCGCGGAAAGCGTAATGAACCTGCGTATGTTCGGCTTGTTGTAGAAGAAATTGCAGCGTTGAAGCAAGTAAAAACGTGTGAGATAGAACAGGCTACGACAAAGAATTTGGAAGAGTTGTTTGGATTCAAACACTAA
- the nifH gene encoding nitrogenase iron protein translates to MRQVAIYGKGGIGKSTTTQNTVAALAEAGKKILVVGCDPKADSTRLLLHGLAQKTVLDTLRDEGDDIDLEDILKPGFKGTKCVESGGPEPGVGCAGRGIITSINMLESLGAYTDELDYVFYDVLGDVVCGGFAMPIREGKAQEIYIVASGELMALYAANNISKGIRKYAVNGTVRLGGIICNSRQVDNELELLKAFAEELGSQLIYFVPRDNLVQRAEINKKTVIDFDPEADQAKAYRSLAQAIDENKMFVIPKPMKQERLEELMMAYGILG, encoded by the coding sequence ATGAGACAAGTTGCAATTTATGGCAAGGGCGGTATTGGAAAGTCCACGACGACACAGAATACGGTGGCCGCGTTGGCTGAAGCAGGTAAAAAGATTTTAGTCGTCGGCTGCGATCCTAAGGCGGATTCTACACGGTTATTACTGCATGGATTGGCTCAAAAAACGGTTCTAGATACGTTGCGTGATGAAGGCGACGATATTGATTTGGAAGATATTTTAAAACCCGGCTTCAAAGGAACGAAATGTGTAGAATCAGGTGGACCGGAACCAGGCGTTGGCTGCGCTGGACGGGGTATTATTACTTCCATTAATATGTTGGAATCGTTAGGAGCTTATACGGATGAACTGGATTATGTTTTTTATGATGTATTGGGCGATGTGGTGTGCGGTGGTTTCGCAATGCCTATACGGGAAGGAAAGGCTCAGGAAATATACATTGTAGCTTCAGGTGAACTGATGGCTCTTTATGCGGCCAACAATATTTCCAAGGGCATTCGAAAGTATGCGGTAAACGGTACAGTGAGACTGGGGGGCATTATTTGTAACAGCCGCCAAGTGGACAATGAATTGGAATTGCTTAAAGCTTTTGCCGAAGAACTGGGTTCGCAGCTGATTTACTTTGTTCCTCGCGATAATTTAGTACAGCGGGCGGAAATCAATAAGAAAACAGTCATTGATTTTGATCCGGAAGCTGATCAGGCAAAAGCCTATCGTTCCCTGGCACAGGCTATTGATGAGAACAAAATGTTTGTTATTCCCAAACCGATGAAACAGGAGCGGTTGGAAGAATTAATGATGGCTTATGGAATTCTCGGATAG
- a CDS encoding P-II family nitrogen regulator → MLLVRAIIRPEKRDEVLYELSTAGFHAATVIDVVGRGKQKGIKIGSIVYDEIPKIMIMMAVRDEDKNDIVSVLLRTAKTSGKGAFGDGKIFITPVEEVYTISSAATGL, encoded by the coding sequence GTGTTATTAGTACGAGCAATTATACGGCCGGAAAAAAGGGATGAAGTGCTTTATGAATTATCTACCGCTGGTTTTCACGCCGCTACGGTGATTGATGTAGTGGGGCGCGGCAAGCAAAAAGGTATCAAGATCGGCAGCATTGTTTACGATGAAATTCCTAAAATCATGATCATGATGGCTGTACGGGACGAAGATAAAAATGACATTGTAAGTGTACTTCTTCGCACAGCCAAAACAAGCGGTAAAGGGGCTTTCGGTGACGGAAAAATTTTTATTACACCAGTTGAAGAGGTTTACACCATATCAAGCGCCGCGACAGGCTTGTAG
- a CDS encoding P-II family nitrogen regulator, with amino-acid sequence MKEIIAIVRMNKVGATKQALIEAGATGFTAVKALGRGKMVEDTGVIAGRKADLMAMANEEDVKETELLIDGFLNGARLYPMRMFDIITHDYDVTKIVQTIMEVNRTTFNVGDGKIFVLPVADAIRVRTKEAGDAAL; translated from the coding sequence ATGAAAGAGATTATTGCGATTGTCCGAATGAATAAAGTAGGTGCGACGAAACAAGCTTTGATCGAAGCTGGAGCTACAGGATTTACGGCTGTCAAGGCGCTTGGCAGAGGGAAAATGGTGGAAGATACGGGCGTTATAGCTGGCCGTAAGGCTGATTTGATGGCTATGGCAAACGAAGAAGACGTAAAAGAAACAGAATTATTAATTGACGGGTTTCTTAATGGAGCCCGGCTGTATCCCATGCGGATGTTCGATATTATTACCCATGATTACGACGTAACGAAAATTGTGCAAACCATTATGGAAGTCAATCGCACAACTTTTAATGTTGGTGATGGTAAAATTTTTGTACTGCCTGTGGCAGACGCCATTCGTGTTCGCACGAAAGAAGCTGGCGACGCCGCCTTATAA
- the nifD gene encoding nitrogenase molybdenum-iron protein alpha chain → MAITEKELQKIFEQYPSKVQKNRKKHILIKDGELENQEIAANARTIPGIMTNRGCAFAGCKGVVLGPLKDVVHIVHGPIGCSYYTWGTRRNKAKDEPGIKNFINYCFSTNIQEKDIVFGGDKKLAAMIDEVVEIFHPKCITISATCPVGLIGDDIVAVAAAAEKRHGIQVVSFSCEGYKGVSQSAGHHIANNNLMDKVIGNSNVEKTEQKYAINILGEYNIGGDGWEVERVLKDIGYHIVSVMTGDGAWEHLRNAHVADLNLVQCHRSINYIAEMLEVKYGIPWLKVNFIGIQSMIQTLRNMALYFNDAALTERTEAVISRELARVEPKMEQYKKICQGKTAFCFVGGSRGHHYQGLFAELGIETVLAGYEFAHRDDYEGRKVIPTIKLDADSKNIAELHVEPDKERFHLRVSPERMEELKKKIPLSSYDGLNVDMKTGDIIVDDLNHFETEEFIRLLKPDIFASGIKDKYVVQKMGIPAKQLHSYDYSGPYAGFNGAVNFARDVSMGFASPTWNFITPPWKNQPLLGGQLNEGGKD, encoded by the coding sequence GTGGCTATTACGGAAAAAGAATTACAGAAGATATTTGAACAGTATCCAAGCAAGGTGCAAAAGAACCGCAAAAAGCACATTCTAATTAAAGATGGTGAATTGGAGAATCAGGAAATTGCCGCCAATGCCCGCACTATTCCTGGGATTATGACGAACCGCGGCTGTGCTTTTGCAGGTTGCAAAGGAGTTGTACTCGGACCGCTAAAAGATGTTGTTCACATTGTTCACGGGCCGATTGGCTGCAGCTATTATACATGGGGGACTCGTCGTAACAAAGCGAAAGATGAGCCAGGTATTAAAAATTTCATCAATTATTGCTTTTCTACCAATATACAGGAAAAGGACATTGTTTTTGGCGGTGATAAAAAACTGGCAGCCATGATTGATGAAGTGGTGGAAATTTTTCATCCTAAGTGCATTACCATTTCGGCAACTTGTCCTGTTGGTCTGATTGGTGACGATATCGTTGCCGTTGCTGCAGCAGCGGAAAAACGCCATGGTATTCAGGTAGTTTCGTTTAGCTGCGAAGGCTACAAAGGCGTCAGCCAATCGGCCGGCCATCATATTGCCAATAATAATCTGATGGATAAGGTTATTGGCAATAGCAATGTCGAAAAAACCGAACAAAAATACGCTATTAATATTTTGGGTGAGTATAATATCGGCGGTGACGGTTGGGAAGTTGAGCGTGTTTTGAAAGACATTGGCTATCATATTGTTTCTGTTATGACAGGTGACGGTGCCTGGGAACATCTGCGCAATGCCCATGTAGCGGATCTGAATTTAGTGCAGTGTCATCGTTCCATCAACTATATTGCTGAGATGCTGGAAGTAAAGTATGGAATTCCCTGGCTGAAAGTCAATTTTATTGGTATACAGTCCATGATTCAGACCTTAAGAAATATGGCACTGTATTTTAATGATGCAGCACTAACGGAGCGGACGGAAGCGGTCATTAGCCGTGAACTGGCTCGCGTGGAACCGAAAATGGAGCAGTACAAGAAAATCTGTCAGGGAAAAACGGCATTTTGTTTTGTCGGCGGTTCACGCGGACATCATTATCAAGGATTGTTTGCTGAACTTGGTATTGAGACGGTTTTGGCCGGGTATGAATTTGCCCATCGTGACGACTATGAAGGCCGGAAGGTTATTCCGACAATTAAGCTGGATGCCGACAGCAAGAATATTGCTGAACTGCACGTAGAGCCTGATAAAGAGCGGTTTCATCTGCGCGTTTCACCGGAACGGATGGAAGAATTAAAGAAAAAAATTCCCCTTAGTTCTTATGACGGATTGAACGTCGACATGAAAACGGGTGATATCATTGTGGATGATTTGAATCATTTTGAAACAGAGGAATTTATTCGATTGCTCAAACCTGATATTTTTGCTTCAGGAATTAAAGATAAATATGTTGTACAAAAAATGGGTATTCCGGCCAAGCAACTGCATTCGTATGATTACAGTGGTCCCTATGCAGGGTTTAATGGAGCTGTTAATTTTGCTCGTGACGTGAGTATGGGATTTGCATCACCGACATGGAATTTTATTACACCGCCCTGGAAGAACCAGCCCCTGCTAGGCGGCCAATTGAATGAAGGAGGCAAAGACTAA
- the nifK gene encoding nitrogenase molybdenum-iron protein subunit beta, which yields MLDYTPKEIIERASGGVINPAKTCQPIGAMYAALGIHNCLPHSHGSQGCCSFHRMHLTRHFRDPIMATSSSFTEGACVFGGGANLKTAIKNIFSLYKPDVIAIHTTCLSETIGDDIPDIIRQAVDDIPEGKVVFHANTPSYQGSHITGFSNMTKAMVTYFSAATEKEKKDQINIIPGFVNPGDMREIKRIARSMGVKSIMFPDTSGVVDSPMTGEFTMYPKGGTHLEDLRDTGNSKLTLALGRFACTDPAEQLRKKCKVPAAIMKTPIGIQATDEMIMAIAGVFALEIPYELEEERGQLVDIMTDTHFHFHGKRVAIFGDPDIVAGVTEFVLSLGMVPVHVLTGTPGGALGSGLAGFEDEINEMTESHGIKAQVKSDEDLFTLHQWIKNEPVDLLIGNTYGKFIAKAEDLPFVRVGFPILDRSVQPYFPIVGYHGAMRLIEMISGALLDRADRDATDENFELVM from the coding sequence ATGTTAGATTATACACCGAAAGAAATAATCGAACGGGCTAGCGGCGGCGTGATTAATCCGGCTAAAACCTGTCAACCCATCGGCGCTATGTATGCAGCCCTTGGCATTCACAATTGTTTGCCTCATAGTCATGGCTCGCAAGGCTGCTGCTCTTTTCACCGCATGCATTTGACCCGCCATTTTCGTGATCCTATTATGGCTACATCAAGTAGTTTTACTGAGGGTGCTTGTGTATTTGGCGGTGGTGCCAATTTAAAAACGGCCATCAAAAATATATTTTCCTTGTATAAACCCGATGTCATCGCTATTCATACGACGTGTTTATCGGAAACCATTGGCGATGATATTCCAGATATTATTAGGCAGGCTGTTGACGATATTCCTGAGGGAAAAGTTGTTTTTCACGCCAATACACCCAGTTATCAGGGGTCGCATATTACGGGATTTTCCAATATGACCAAGGCCATGGTTACCTATTTTTCGGCGGCCACTGAAAAAGAGAAGAAGGATCAGATTAATATTATTCCCGGATTTGTAAATCCAGGTGATATGCGGGAAATCAAGCGGATTGCTCGGAGTATGGGAGTCAAAAGTATTATGTTTCCCGATACTTCAGGAGTTGTCGATTCGCCTATGACAGGTGAGTTTACGATGTATCCTAAAGGCGGGACACATTTGGAAGACCTGCGGGATACGGGTAATTCTAAATTGACCTTGGCACTGGGGCGGTTTGCTTGTACTGATCCGGCTGAGCAGTTGCGGAAAAAATGTAAAGTTCCGGCTGCTATCATGAAGACGCCGATTGGTATTCAGGCGACGGATGAAATGATTATGGCGATAGCAGGTGTCTTTGCTTTGGAGATTCCTTACGAATTGGAGGAAGAACGCGGACAGCTAGTCGATATTATGACAGATACGCATTTTCATTTTCATGGGAAACGAGTGGCAATTTTTGGTGATCCCGACATTGTAGCAGGAGTTACGGAATTCGTACTCAGCTTAGGTATGGTTCCGGTTCATGTGCTGACAGGTACTCCGGGGGGCGCTTTGGGATCAGGTTTGGCCGGGTTTGAAGATGAAATTAATGAGATGACCGAATCGCATGGTATCAAGGCCCAAGTGAAATCAGATGAGGACTTATTTACGCTTCATCAATGGATTAAGAACGAGCCAGTCGATTTATTAATTGGTAATACGTACGGCAAGTTTATTGCAAAAGCCGAGGATCTGCCGTTTGTGCGAGTGGGTTTTCCTATCCTGGACCGCAGTGTTCAGCCTTATTTTCCAATTGTCGGTTACCATGGAGCTATGCGGCTGATCGAGATGATCAGCGGAGCCTTGCTGGATCGTGCCGACCGTGATGCGACGGATGAAAACTTTGAATTAGTTATGTAA
- the nifE gene encoding nitrogenase iron-molybdenum cofactor biosynthesis protein NifE yields MDQALVVPDREDFIATKGKQKKQLKCDADSIAGCVSQRACVYCGARVVLNPVTDAVHLVHGPIGCSTYTWDIRGSLSSGSEMYRNSFSTDLKEQDIIFGGEKKLLACIDELVQKYQPPLIFVYSTCIIGVIGDDLKSICKQASKQYGIEILPVESSGFIGNKSAGYRAACDTLLHLIDLGKESLHQVSSQRQAAKQINYLGDFNLSGEAWIIKGYLERMGVKINVAFTGDSDSQHIKKAPDVDLNIIQCAGSMHYLAEKLEELYHIPYLQVSFLGLQDTANSLRNIAAMLQDETVAAKAEQLIAEESAKVKPDIDFYRSKLVGKKAAIYVGGGFKAISLIKQFREIGIDVVMIGTQTGRQEEYETIDTLVDDGTVILDDANPAELEKFMIEQEAHILVGGVKERPLAFKLGKAFIDHNHNRKHPLSGYVGAVNFAREVYTTVCSPVWKYLSK; encoded by the coding sequence ATGGACCAGGCACTTGTTGTACCCGACAGAGAAGATTTCATTGCCACCAAGGGCAAGCAAAAGAAACAGCTGAAATGCGATGCTGACAGCATTGCTGGGTGTGTGAGCCAACGGGCTTGTGTATATTGCGGAGCCAGGGTTGTGCTCAATCCTGTCACAGATGCCGTTCATCTGGTCCACGGTCCTATTGGCTGTTCAACTTATACCTGGGATATTCGCGGCAGCCTGTCGAGCGGATCGGAGATGTACCGCAATAGCTTCTCTACGGATCTTAAGGAGCAAGATATTATTTTTGGCGGCGAGAAAAAATTATTGGCCTGTATTGATGAATTGGTCCAAAAGTATCAACCCCCGCTTATTTTCGTTTATTCGACGTGTATCATCGGCGTTATTGGTGATGATTTAAAAAGTATTTGCAAGCAGGCATCAAAACAGTACGGTATTGAAATTTTGCCAGTGGAATCTAGTGGTTTTATTGGCAATAAATCTGCCGGCTACCGTGCGGCCTGCGATACGCTCTTGCACTTGATTGATTTAGGTAAGGAGTCGTTACACCAGGTTAGTTCACAAAGGCAGGCAGCTAAGCAAATTAATTATTTGGGCGATTTCAATTTGTCCGGTGAGGCTTGGATTATCAAAGGTTATCTGGAACGTATGGGAGTAAAAATCAATGTGGCGTTTACAGGTGATTCCGACAGTCAGCATATAAAAAAGGCTCCTGATGTGGATCTTAATATTATTCAATGTGCCGGATCGATGCATTATTTAGCCGAGAAACTAGAAGAACTTTACCATATTCCTTATTTGCAAGTTTCCTTTCTTGGTTTGCAGGATACAGCTAATTCCTTACGTAACATTGCCGCCATGCTTCAGGATGAAACGGTGGCTGCCAAGGCCGAACAATTGATTGCCGAAGAGTCTGCCAAGGTCAAGCCTGATATTGACTTTTACCGAAGCAAGCTAGTTGGCAAAAAAGCAGCTATTTATGTTGGTGGTGGATTTAAAGCCATATCACTCATCAAGCAGTTTCGGGAAATCGGCATTGATGTTGTCATGATCGGCACGCAGACGGGAAGACAGGAAGAGTACGAAACAATTGATACGTTAGTTGATGATGGTACAGTCATTTTGGATGATGCCAATCCGGCTGAACTGGAAAAATTTATGATTGAACAAGAGGCGCATATTTTGGTAGGCGGAGTGAAAGAACGGCCATTGGCGTTTAAACTGGGCAAAGCTTTCATTGATCACAATCATAACAGGAAGCATCCCTTGAGTGGTTATGTAGGTGCTGTCAATTTTGCGCGCGAAGTATATACAACTGTTTGTTCGCCTGTATGGAAATATCTTAGTAAATAA
- a CDS encoding nitrogenase component 1: protein MGGLLNLSRNVNENPCNMCMPMGAILALKGIEQAMVIIHGSQGCCTYMRRHIAEHYNEPIDVGSSSLNEKGTIYGGEKNLKQALDNIRRVYHPRMVGVITTCLAETIGEDIRRIADDYLTERKLDDLFIVTASTPGYGGSHTEGYRFTLRKIVEQLVEPATRHEKINLIVGDLSTADIRELQRLLAMMDIEYVMLPDVSDTLDRPYSSHYDKLPPGGTRLSDIRTMSGAAATIEIGITMPDELSAGKVLEEKFGVPLYQVPVPIGVDNTDRFLAVLTEITGKIVPEGIQGERGRLLDAMVDSHKYNFEGRSVIFGEPDLVYAVTKLCCENGIYPVAVATGSQANKLSQALEPLIADCPQPVQCLNGSDFASIREVAEARGANLAIGHSDGRYLEERSHIPLVRLGFPIHDRTGGQRLLSVGYTGSANLLDRLTNTLLENKYKTYRRDMYEEFYQHEAK from the coding sequence ATGGGCGGACTACTAAATTTAAGCCGTAATGTCAATGAAAATCCTTGTAATATGTGTATGCCCATGGGGGCAATTTTAGCTCTTAAGGGAATTGAACAGGCCATGGTGATTATCCATGGATCCCAAGGTTGTTGTACCTATATGCGGCGTCATATTGCGGAGCATTACAATGAACCTATTGATGTGGGTTCTTCCTCGCTCAATGAAAAAGGTACTATTTACGGCGGTGAAAAAAATCTTAAACAAGCACTGGATAATATTCGTCGCGTATATCATCCCCGCATGGTCGGAGTCATTACGACTTGCTTGGCCGAAACGATTGGCGAGGATATTCGTCGTATTGCCGATGACTATTTGACGGAGCGCAAATTGGATGATTTATTTATCGTGACTGCTTCCACCCCGGGATATGGTGGCAGTCATACTGAGGGATATCGTTTTACTTTACGCAAAATCGTTGAACAGCTAGTCGAACCAGCAACAAGACATGAGAAGATCAACTTGATCGTAGGCGATCTATCTACTGCCGATATTCGGGAATTACAACGCCTATTGGCTATGATGGATATCGAATATGTCATGCTCCCCGATGTGTCAGACACGTTAGATCGGCCCTATAGTTCGCACTATGATAAACTTCCTCCCGGCGGTACGAGACTCTCTGATATTCGCACAATGAGCGGGGCGGCGGCTACAATTGAAATTGGCATTACCATGCCTGATGAGTTGTCAGCAGGAAAAGTGCTGGAAGAAAAATTCGGTGTGCCCTTATATCAGGTACCCGTTCCAATCGGCGTGGACAATACAGATCGTTTTTTAGCAGTATTAACAGAGATCACAGGAAAAATTGTGCCGGAAGGTATTCAAGGAGAACGGGGTCGATTATTGGATGCCATGGTTGATTCGCATAAATACAATTTCGAAGGACGCAGCGTTATTTTTGGCGAACCTGATTTGGTATATGCCGTAACTAAGCTATGCTGTGAAAACGGCATCTATCCGGTGGCCGTGGCGACTGGTAGTCAGGCGAATAAATTAAGCCAAGCACTGGAACCGCTGATTGCCGATTGTCCACAGCCCGTTCAGTGTTTGAACGGTTCCGATTTTGCTTCCATTCGGGAAGTGGCGGAAGCCAGGGGAGCCAATCTGGCCATTGGTCATTCTGATGGAAGATATTTGGAAGAACGTAGTCATATCCCGCTTGTGCGGCTGGGTTTTCCCATTCATGACCGCACCGGAGGCCAGCGACTGTTGTCTGTTGGTTATACGGGTTCAGCAAATTTGTTAGATCGTTTGACAAATACGTTATTAGAGAATAAATACAAAACGTACCGTCGCGATATGTATGAAGAGTTTTATCAGCATGAAGCGAAATAG
- the nifB gene encoding nitrogenase cofactor biosynthesis protein NifB, producing MTCTRFSGEDRPLSGDLAVKTAMHPCYSLEAHHQYARMHIPVAPACNISCNYCNRKFDCVNESRPGVTSEVLTPELSQKKFQWVKREMPNLSVVGIAGPGDALANWDQVKRSIELIKAVSPEIIFCLSTNGLMLPEYAQEIIKMDVKHVTITMNCLDAAIGAKLYRYVDYHGQRYSGEKGASLLNQNQLEGLSLLTQGGVLVKVNIVMVPGINDRHIPQVVRKARDLGAFVTNIMPLIPAPGSVFEFMPQTSMKEINKMRDTCQIDLRQMRHCQQCRADAIGLLEQDQSHQYRFTQSVREAEPATSKKIYKIAVTTKYNRLVDLHYGHAKEFYVYQVSGSKSCLVEIRQTPQYCHGIADCDASEAIKREALETLTDCDALLTMRIGDSAQKRLEQKGILVVESCNSVEEGLVYAYKKLESPGMLCENARGII from the coding sequence ATGACTTGTACCCGTTTTTCCGGGGAAGATAGGCCACTTTCTGGCGATTTGGCTGTGAAAACAGCCATGCATCCCTGTTATTCCCTTGAGGCTCATCATCAATATGCCAGAATGCATATTCCTGTAGCTCCAGCTTGTAATATTAGCTGCAATTATTGCAATCGAAAGTTCGATTGTGTCAATGAGAGTCGTCCGGGGGTGACAAGCGAAGTGCTGACACCTGAGCTCAGTCAGAAAAAATTTCAATGGGTAAAACGGGAGATGCCCAACTTAAGTGTTGTTGGTATTGCCGGACCTGGTGATGCCTTGGCAAATTGGGATCAGGTAAAACGCAGTATTGAGTTAATTAAGGCTGTCAGTCCTGAGATAATATTTTGCTTGTCTACGAATGGCCTCATGTTGCCCGAATATGCGCAGGAAATCATTAAGATGGATGTAAAACATGTAACAATTACGATGAACTGTCTGGATGCAGCTATTGGTGCCAAACTATATCGGTATGTTGATTATCATGGTCAGCGCTATAGTGGAGAGAAAGGTGCTAGTTTATTGAATCAGAATCAGTTAGAAGGGCTAAGCTTGCTGACGCAAGGCGGTGTTTTAGTTAAGGTCAACATTGTGATGGTGCCGGGTATCAATGATCGGCATATTCCACAGGTCGTCAGGAAAGCACGGGATCTGGGAGCTTTTGTAACGAATATTATGCCGCTTATTCCCGCACCGGGCAGTGTCTTTGAGTTCATGCCTCAGACGAGTATGAAAGAAATCAATAAAATGCGGGATACATGTCAGATAGACCTGCGCCAAATGCGTCACTGCCAACAATGCCGGGCGGATGCCATCGGTTTGCTTGAGCAGGATCAATCCCATCAATACCGCTTTACTCAATCTGTCCGTGAAGCTGAGCCTGCGACAAGTAAAAAAATTTACAAAATTGCTGTGACAACTAAATATAATCGCTTAGTAGATCTTCATTATGGTCATGCCAAGGAATTTTATGTTTATCAAGTGTCGGGATCAAAATCTTGTCTGGTTGAGATCCGTCAAACACCGCAATATTGCCATGGCATTGCTGATTGTGATGCATCGGAAGCGATCAAGCGCGAGGCACTCGAGACATTAACTGATTGTGATGCTCTGTTAACCATGCGCATTGGTGACAGTGCGCAAAAACGTCTGGAGCAAAAGGGAATTTTAGTTGTTGAATCGTGTAACAGCGTAGAAGAAGGACTTGTGTATGCCTATAAAAAACTGGAGAGTCCGGGTATGTTGTGTGAAAATGCGAGGGGAATTATATGA
- a CDS encoding 2Fe-2S ferredoxin — MNKPKRHIFVCTSSRINGQQKGYCHANQSVELVEQFMEEITDRDLGGEVFVSNTGCFGICEKGPIVVIYPDNVWYGAVSSDDVEEIMEEHIENDHIVTRLEI; from the coding sequence ATGAATAAACCAAAACGTCATATTTTTGTTTGTACCAGTTCTAGAATCAATGGTCAGCAAAAGGGTTACTGTCATGCGAACCAATCAGTGGAACTAGTGGAGCAATTTATGGAGGAAATTACGGATCGCGATTTAGGCGGAGAAGTTTTTGTCAGTAATACAGGCTGTTTTGGTATTTGTGAAAAGGGACCTATTGTTGTAATTTATCCGGATAATGTTTGGTATGGAGCCGTATCGTCCGATGATGTGGAAGAAATTATGGAAGAGCATATTGAGAATGATCATATTGTAACGCGCCTGGAAATTTGA
- a CDS encoding Fe-only nitrogenase accessory AnfO family protein, with translation MAPDIAVFVGENGMTAAVNEQGIWKIYRRQSSGGWQDIRELSIHIDETAGLVKLRQQLANVIAFFADCRIVVAAVVTGIPFFEFEKAACNVWEFTGYPQDFLDYILVKEQEMKKQTAVVEPVSLPVPENLGNGYFRISIKKVQSNNSGFTSKQVLQNFLQRGEFYSLDVLCSHIPPWLEGELLLGKYQVATEQRNPQEVRLTITKSCCFESAPTL, from the coding sequence ATGGCACCGGATATTGCAGTCTTTGTCGGTGAAAATGGCATGACTGCCGCCGTGAATGAACAGGGAATATGGAAAATCTATCGGCGACAGTCTTCTGGTGGTTGGCAGGATATCAGGGAATTGTCCATTCATATCGATGAAACGGCGGGTTTAGTAAAACTTCGTCAACAATTAGCCAATGTTATCGCTTTTTTTGCTGATTGTCGTATTGTCGTGGCTGCAGTTGTCACTGGTATTCCCTTTTTTGAATTTGAAAAAGCAGCTTGTAATGTATGGGAATTCACGGGTTATCCGCAGGATTTTCTTGATTATATTCTTGTTAAGGAACAAGAAATGAAAAAACAAACGGCTGTGGTAGAGCCCGTATCTCTGCCGGTTCCTGAAAATTTAGGTAACGGATATTTCCGTATTTCTATCAAAAAAGTTCAGTCCAATAATTCTGGGTTTACTTCCAAGCAAGTTCTGCAGAATTTTTTGCAGCGGGGTGAGTTTTATTCACTTGACGTTTTATGCAGTCATATTCCGCCTTGGTTAGAGGGCGAATTACTATTAGGAAAGTATCAAGTGGCGACAGAGCAACGAAATCCTCAGGAAGTTAGACTTACTATTACCAAGTCCTGCTGTTTTGAGTCTGCGCCGACGTTGTGA